A region of the Carya illinoinensis cultivar Pawnee chromosome 16, C.illinoinensisPawnee_v1, whole genome shotgun sequence genome:
GACATGATTGGATCATTAACATAGATTAATTATTTGCTATTAATGAGTCCACCCACGTGAcataagtatgaatgaatcattcatacatcttgaaatttttatctttaattatatatatatatatatatatatgaagatatGCAATATGACATTTTAGTCTTAATATAACATTACACTTATTCCCTTAAATAAGAGATGAAGAAGCTCTAATTACCAAAAACTAGAAACAGGTATGCATATtgatagaataaaattaaactacAAATGTAGCTTTAAATTGATCAGgattttccatttttattaTTGCTGAGTTGGTCAATCAGTTGGTCCAGTTTCTTATCAGAagaaccacatttttccacagcACCTCTTGCCTTTCTTCCCAATGCTTGTGCCTTCTCCCTAGCCTTTCTCCCTTTCTCACCTCCCATCAACTCCTTCACTCTATTACAAATCACATCACGACCAACTGTCATGATTTTCTCCCCACCATTACCTCTGTGTGGGATCATTAACCCAGCTCCCCATCCCAAAACGATAAACTTGGCATTGAGTTCTTGCTCTGAAACACCTAGCATTGGCCAAGCCAGAAGTGGGACACCCATTGAAATGCTTTCCAACATGGAGTTCCATCCACAATGACTCAAAAACCCTCCTATTGCAGGGTGGGAAAGGATGCTTCTTTGGTCCGCCCAATCATGTAAAACCAACCCTTTTTCCTTCACCCTCTCTTTCCATCCCTTTGGTGCAGCCCAAGTCCTTGACCTTACTACCCAAATGAATGGATGTTCAGCCATCTCTAACCCAAAGGCAATCTCGTCAAGCTGATCTTTTGACAAGTGTGCTTGGGTGCCAAATGAAACATAGATCACAGTACGACCATCAAAACCAGCTTGCTTCTCAAGCCATTTGATGTAGGAATAGGATTGCATTTGCACCTTCTCAGCCTTCACTTCTTGTTTAAGTTCATTGTATAGGAAAAATGGTCCTAAACAGTATGCTTTAGCATTGTTGAAATAGAAAGACTCAAATGCACCAACATAATCACCCTCGAGCTCTTCAAAACTATTAACAAGAACGCCCCAACTGTTGATATCCGCTTCTCCAGTCTCTACGATGATGCGTGCAAAATGGTCATTTGGATCAAAATCCAGGAGGCCTTCAGGGATGTCAGCTTTTTGTAGTGTGAATGGCAGTTTCAAGTTTGGCAATTCTATAAGATCCAATTCTAAGGAAGGCTTTGTTCTAAGGGGAAGTAAAGTAAGAGACTTACAAATAGCCATTGATAAAGCTCCCATTCCATGAAAAACAATGCGTGGGATTCCGAATGAATGGCATGAATCGAGTGTCCAACTTAAGAAGAAGTCGGAGATCACGCAAATTGGGGAATGCCCATAAGCAATCATGTCTATTAGAACACCCTCAAACGGTTGTTTCATTTTCTTAGTGGCTTCAACAAAAGTACTCAATAGAGCCATTGAAGGAAGGTCAGCAGTGTTCTCACATCCTTCAGGCAACTCTGGAACTCTTGGAAATGGGATGATTGACAATGAGATATTAGGATGCTTGGAGGTTTTAGAAACAATGAATGAAGCATTTGATGGGGTGGTGATGATGACGACCTTTAGGCCACGGATTGCAAAGGCTTTTGAGATGTCTAGTAATGGGATGGTGTGGCCCTGGGCCATATAAGGAAAGATCACTAAATGGAGTGATGGGGGAGCAGCAGCCATGAATGCAATCTAATGATGATCCTTGCGAGGGGAAATCAGAGACTTTGAGCTTCTTCTATAGATCTCAGGATAGTTATAGCTTCCATTTCATAACGTGAGATATTAATCTAAGGAATTAAATACTCTAACCACATGGGGACAACCCtacaaatactaaaaataacgTATTAAATCATACAAAATCagtaaacttattttaatttgttgcatTTATAGACAAcatttttgaattaaataacTGCAGGCGGCCCGACTTGCTAGTCAACTAATGAGTATTGCCGTGAGACTTGGCCCAAATTAAGCAGCGTCTCGTTGTCCTCACCCTTAACTGTAGGAATCACATGGAAAGCcgtctatttttaaaatttttaattccaATTAATCTTTTGTAGCGAGAATCCCTTTTAATACAAAGAAATTTGTAAGAatattatgatataattttatataatatattaaatttattttataataaaaataattttataatctaacatatttcattaaattttgttaaataatgaaattatttttataaaattaccaCTAAAGcaattctctttatttatttatttatcaaagcGACAATTTGGTATGAGCGTCTGCATGAGCGTAGTTGACCATAACTCCCGCTGAAATTGGACTCGATCATAAATTAATGAAGATTGCGGTGCAGTCCTACCACTGAAAATTGCTGGGGCTATCCGCCCGAGCTATCTGTCAAAGGCGTGACGTGTGTCTGGCATTGAGCCACTGCATGCCGTCTTTGCCTCACCTCCACCGGTAACAGATACAacttaaaaatgttttatagCTACAGAGAGGAGAGGAATTTCATAAATTTCTGAAAACTAAGAAATTTCACACGTTACATGGACGAGGTCCAAACATGACATTAACGGACTACAAGTGGTCCAAGTTCGGGCCCAACAGCCTACATATATACTAAGGTTATATTTAGTTGTTAGAGTGAGTTCAATTCGTCATAAATCAATTATATTGATATgatctattatttatatatatatatatatatatatatatataaaattaaattcatttcatctactttaaacatttaaatacaATTCGATGAGATTCACaaattattactattaatagATCAATTTAGATCATCTCTATTAATAGTGTTGGACTAGTTTGAAAAGGTAAATTAGTATAAATATGACAAAAAAGGACgaagattaataatattagagtGATATTATGCAGGTGTCAGTATTTTGACTACGAGCATAAGAATCGTGCAATTCAAAAAGGAGGTCTTTTCAACATGCACTTCGTGGTCACCATGTTATGTCTGGTTCTCCACGTTTCAACTTCGAAATAAGTAGTCTCCCCTTCAAATTGTCAATTTAAGTTGTTTTAATTTTGTCTTTAATAGAAAATCTTCATTTTAACTTTTAGAGGTAATATTGATTCTAATTTGGGCCAGATTTAGTcaggatttttattttattatgcgcTCTGCTTTTATGAATGCTTGGTActttgcatttttgggaaaacttctcataattaaTCTTGGATTTTCAAAGCTATCTAAACCTGGCTTATTGGTCTTAATGATTTCAAATATTATCAAGGATCGAGCTGACAAATTATGGAGTACATGATTGGATCATCAACATATAGATTAATTATTTGCTATTGAGTCCACCCATGTGACATAAGTATGCATTAGTTCAAACATCTTGAAACTTGTATCTCTTTACATGATCTTGTTATATAGTCATATTGCACAtagttttttagttttagttcTTACAAAAATCTATAGATTTACAGAAGCTTTGGTTTTGGGTTAATTATTTAACCCCAAAGCTTTTCTCCCTTTGTAAAATGTATTCTTGTGTCAAAAAAGAGAGTTGCTAAAATTAATAGAAGTGATCTTATATATCCTCTTGATAAAAAAGTCATGAGGATAAAATGATCAGATATTATCATGCATGCACGAGGTGACATTCCCACTAGCAAATTTCTTAAATTAACCGATGAATTAGGGCTTCATTTGGGTCTAAAGAGTATCTTAGATGATCTGTAAATAACAGTGagaatagtttataaataatagtgataaAGTAGTATgagaatatttgaaaatatttgtatttccAAACAGACCTTAAGCTTTTCTCAAATTCCTCAAAAGAGTTTGTAATATTCTCGTTTGATGCGCGCTAATATGTAAGGATGGTGCTAGAGGCACCGCTGGTAGCTCCCGCTGGGAGTCATCGCTaggcaaaattttttttttttttgtttttttttttaaatcatttttgaatacttttaaatattttaaaaaaatataaaaaatttataataatattaaacaattttttcttaatcattaaaaaagaataaaaaataaaaaagaaaagggagcgGTAAGCTCCAGCGGGATCCCCATCATTTTCCAACATGTAAACATGTTAGAAGTAAATATGTTTAATAAGATTTGTTTCCCGCATGATCAAGGgacaaaatgataatataataaacatccGAAATTTTAAAAAGGTATGCACGTTCTTCCTACAAGTAATTAATTATAGAACACTATAATTTTAGTAAGGTCTCTTTTGGTTACacaaataattagatgagatgaaaatttaataaaatattattataatataatttttattttgagatttgaaaattttaaattgtttattatatattttatttaaaagcatgaaaaaattgtaataatcattagataatatgagatgaaaatgTTTGTGCAAACAAACCAGGCGTAAgactttgttcattttttttaacaatgctCAATCCGGTAGTTAAGGGTCAAGACAATATTGCCggccaataattttattataatcagAACGTTCAAATACCAATCGTCTGAATCTATAATACTCCAAATCATGGGTATCATGTGGCTGTACGTTATACGCTATCTATGTTACACTTTTCAGCTTCCCACATTCTAAATTCTAAATTGAATATACTAATTAAGAAATCATATATGGAGTCTTAAGATATACAAGTTTcgcatatttatttaaaataaattaagatctattattaaaaaaataaatttttcatataagtttCAGATTTactaatctttttaaaaaagactgCGTGAGCTTACATATATACCCAATCATGAGTGGAGTCGatcactaaaataaaaattcatctGGGCCTCAgatttattgaatttgtttttgagTGTGTGTACACATCCAGTGGACCAGTATTATGTCTAGAACTACTCATACCGGCCAATTGGACCGCACGgctagcaatatatatatatatatatatttatttatatcattaaTTTACGTTTTGTGATGGAATATTTAACATGTACATAACCGCTAAGATCGAAATTAATTGCTCATTTTATCGACTTCCATCGATTAACCGGACATTAATCTTTCTCAGCCTCTTCACCTCCCCATGCACGTAACGTTGGCGTCCTAATTCGCATTATATAATGAACTAGAGCTTCTCCAAGTTCTCTTCACCATACAATATTCGACCAGCTCTCTTCTGTCTCCTCGTCATGAAAATGGCTTAtacttctttcattcttttctttttaactgtTTCTCTAGCTTTGAGCATGGCATCCATGGCCGTCATGTCCCGACCATTGGGCACCAGTACTACTAGTACTACCCCAAGCCTCAGGGCTCGATTAAAACTGGATGATGGTGATCATGATCAATCTCCAAACTGCTGGGACTCTTTGCTTCAGCTCCATGCATGCAGCGCGGAGGTTATACTTTTCTTCGTTAATGGGGAGACTTATTTAGGCCCCGGCTGTTGCCAAGCCATCCGAGTCATCGGACACCAATGCTGGCCTGAGATGTTTGGCTCCCTCGGATTTACCACGGAAGAGGGTGATGTTCTCCAGGGCTACTGTGATGCGGCTGCCCACATGATCAATTCCCCACCACCATCGCCTTCGCCTCCATCCGTTTCACCTAACAAAATTATGCAGCCGGAAAACTTGGTTCCTTAATTTGTTAGAAGTATTTGGTCTTTGtgattcaaaataataaatgtgtTTTATCTGTAGGGGTTTGGTCTTTGGTTCATGTTTAGTttgcttgtttttgttttgggtttgggAAGTCTTAAGGTGCCATGCATTCAGTTATGCTAATTTCTTTTCTGCgttaaattaatatgaattaaTCATGAGTTTTTTAACTGCCAAGTACCGTGTTtcaataatattctaattaaagCAGGCCTTTTTAATTTGTCGAGTTTTGTTTTGATCTTCATATTGTTGTTGTTACTgttgtaaattttctttttataatattctttatAGACCTATCATTTCTCAAGATACATAAATAATGGAGAAAACAAAACGGCCGAAAAGTACTAGAAGAAGATTAACGTTACCAAAGCATGATAAGCTCCAGCAGAAGAGCAGCAAGCTCGCCTAGCTAGGTGCTCGAGATGCTTGTGGACCTGTGGtgcttctctctcttctcataATCCACAGGTTTTTCACATCTTTGTCGTGGCAGAAGAGGCCATGGTGGTGTTGGTGCTCCTCAGCCATGGCGTTCTCGTCTAGAATCTATTAATGTGCCAAAACATCAGTGAGAAAACTACTCCACTGGTTTGTGACTTTGCGATATGATCATATGAGAGTTCAATATAGGGTTGcgggatatttttaattttaagtggTGGTGGTGGCCAATTATGCAAATTAGTTAAAGACCAAACGCTCCCTTTATCGATTGAATATTTCCAATTATGGTTGTTGAAATGGATGGTTAGGACGACGTGCACTTTTAACAAAATTGTCAAAACTGGTTTATAAATATGTACACAAAAATTGCTATAGatacaaagagattatataaaaataaactaataaactGATGTTGTTTCATTGGATCTATTAGatctatattaaaataaaagtaattttacaatttaacgtatCACATTATGTCACATGCATTAGTTTGtggtttacttttatgtaatcctttaatttgtgactaaagtattttcctacGAACAATTAGACAATCCTAGTGCTACATGGGTCGAATGCTATGAGGGATAAAGATTAAATGGGTTGGGAtcactatttttctttttaaaaaaaattcttgtcaTTTGACAATGCAGCATGTTCACTATTTTGATCTAAGTTCGTTTAGGATGGTTGTGGAGATTCTCAAGTACTCTGCCTTTTTGtatattgtaatattaattatgtgataaataaaatattacttgttgagaaaaaaaaaaaaagaattgatcttttaaaatctttataatttcctttattttcactACATTGAAAAACAAAGATATATGAACGGCCAATTGCCTACAAATTTTCTGTCAATTAATTATGACAGTTTGATCGGCctgcaaccaaaaaaaaaaaaaaaattcagaagtCATTACAAAAAAATTGGATAGTTATTGCCgcttattttttgtgaaaataattattttctattaaaatggATCTGTTTTAATAGGCtaggaaatagtcattttcataaaaaataagtgGCAGTAACTATCCAATTTTCTTGTAATAAGCGAGGATTATGACAAGATGGGAATAAGCTCTAGTTAATTATA
Encoded here:
- the LOC122299584 gene encoding UDP-glycosyltransferase 90A2-like; translated protein: MAAAPPSLHLVIFPYMAQGHTIPLLDISKAFAIRGLKVVIITTPSNASFIVSKTSKHPNISLSIIPFPRVPELPEGCENTADLPSMALLSTFVEATKKMKQPFEGVLIDMIAYGHSPICVISDFFLSWTLDSCHSFGIPRIVFHGMGALSMAICKSLTLLPLRTKPSLELDLIELPNLKLPFTLQKADIPEGLLDFDPNDHFARIIVETGEADINSWGVLVNSFEELEGDYVGAFESFYFNNAKAYCLGPFFLYNELKQEVKAEKVQMQSYSYIKWLEKQAGFDGRTVIYVSFGTQAHLSKDQLDEIAFGLEMAEHPFIWVVRSRTWAAPKGWKERVKEKGLVLHDWADQRSILSHPAIGGFLSHCGWNSMLESISMGVPLLAWPMLGVSEQELNAKFIVLGWGAGLMIPHRGNGGEKIMTVGRDVICNRVKELMGGEKGRKAREKAQALGRKARGAVEKCGSSDKKLDQLIDQLSNNKNGKS
- the LOC122299586 gene encoding egg cell-secreted protein 1.1, translated to MAYTSFILFFLTVSLALSMASMAVMSRPLGTSTTSTTPSLRARLKLDDGDHDQSPNCWDSLLQLHACSAEVILFFVNGETYLGPGCCQAIRVIGHQCWPEMFGSLGFTTEEGDVLQGYCDAAAHMINSPPPSPSPPSVSPNKIMQPENLVP